GCACTTGCTTTTTTTCCTGATACTTTTGTCCAGAATTTTAGTGGCATATACTATCATGAACAAAGATAAGGAAAAAGGCATTCCATTATTACAGGATGGATGAAGCACAAGTTTCTGAATGAGAGACTATTGTGGCATTATACAATGTTCCTAGTAATTGTGCCCGGATAAAGCATGGTAAAGCAACGGTAAAAATCACAGAAATTTGTCAAAACATCCTCCTTTCATCAAGGATCAATTTTGCGCAAGAATATTTGAAAGCCTTTAATCTCCATTCGTTGTAGTTGACTCCGAAGTAAAGATATGAAGTAAACTACTTTCTATGGAAGctaatttaacataattagcTAAGGGAAAAGAATTTTATGAATTAAAGACGATGCGTTTTTAGAAACATATAAGTGTTTATACAGTTCAACGTAGTGCTGAATGCGAGTGTGAGGCCCAAAAAGAATCAGTGGATTGAGATTGGCTACAATTGGATTTGTTGACTGAATTATAGCTTTTCCGAATAGGTAGATCCGATCGAGACACTCTTTCAATTGACTGTCCAAGTTGACACCATGCAATATGGGCAACCAATTGCAGGGGATCCCGAttttaaaatcaactttttGTAGCATTGAGACACTAATAACGACAAAGACGCTTTAAATCATATAATCCAAAAACAAGATTGATTGATCTTCATAGGCAATGGAAATGTAAAAATTGATTAACCTTACTCATGAGGAAGCCATTACTCGCAATGCCACGAGTATAGCTTGTATCTTGATTATGTACACACATGATGATGCAAGTTAAAAGTACCACATAGCTTATGTCGGCCACATTGATTTGGTAAATTCTATCCTTCAAGTGATGAAGGTATTTTTACAAGTTGAACGTACTAGGAAAGTAAGAAGCACCACTAAAGAAACTTCTTAAGGGAGATTGGACTTCATTGGTAAACTCCTTTTCAAACAAAGAGATCCTACATTACTGTTTGTGCTATTGTTGAAAATCTGAATATATGAATTATAGGTTCGCTTATTTTGAAATGGATTAACGTGTTTTTAagtgaatgttttttttttttttttttttttacttgaaaagtaacttaaaacatgttaatgAGTTGTTTAGATGATGACGGAGACCTTATCCAAATGGAAGTTCTAGAagtggtcaaaaaaaaaaaacgaaatctTTGTTACTTTGCAACAGCCCTTCCAACCAACAACCAACTAAATACGAAGTTCCGTGTGTTGTTTATGTTTCCTATAATGTCCTGAAACCAGAAGAATTGAAGAGCACCACAAAAATTGGTTTCccaaaatgctttcatcataAAAGGTACCTATCAGCAAGacaatgaatgaatgaatgaatgacaCAACACCCTGTCTTTATACAGCCACCAGAAACTCAAAAATGGAAACACCTGGTAAGCAAGGAGAGAAATTTCTGTATGACAAATACAGGCCAATCTAAACGGAGTGGCTCTTTCCCTATTTGGCACACACACAACACACGTAACCAAGAGACAAATGGCTAAACTTGAGACATAAAAATCACTTTCCTCAAAAGAACATGTACATCATCACCACATGCAAACCTCCTTTTCTTAAAGAAACTGTCAAAACtcacaaactaaaaaaaaaaaaaaaaaaactgtcagTTCAACCGTTTCCAGATTTCCAAGGCGCCATGAAAGTAGAAACAGAGAAACTCGATCCCATATCATTCACCACCACCCAACTAAAGAACATGAGGGAGACAAGAAACAGAACAACTCTACAGGCGAAACCTTTATGATACAAACATTTTCCCTCGATCAGAACTAAATGCTCTATCATTAGAGGTTACAGTTTTTAGTACTATGCGTCATATAATGTCTTCTTCTCCACAATTACACATGAGATCCTCTCTCTAAACTCCACAAGATTTTTAGTacaaaaaaatagcaaattaaaataccctaaacacAAAGTCATTTTATCATATTCTTCACTAGTCCATCAAGCACACACACCTACCTTAACCTCACAATGGAagctccaccaccaccaccgccactGCCGCCGCCGCCTGATACACCCTTCCCAACAACACCACCACCCATACCCACATGATGATACCCACCAGTGCCGTACACGTGTCCCTGATGATGCCCCATCACCCCACCATACATCCCACCATACACTCCTCCCCCAACCCCATTAAACCCACCACCCCCAACACTCCCCGAGCTCACCCCACCACCGCTTCCACCACCGCCGGCGGCGGAACCACCCCCGCCGGATCCACCGCCACCACCGTCCTTCTCCCCCTGCCTCCCCCCGCCCACCGCGGTCTTGTCGCCCTCCATCTCCCTATACTTCTGCAGATAAATCTTGAGCGGCTCCACATACTCCTCAAACCCCAGAGTAGTCATCGCCCACAGCAAGTCATCCCCATTGATCGtcttcctcttctccctctGGCACTTGTCAGAGGCCTCCCCAGTGATGAAGCTAATGAACTCCGACACACATTCCTGCACCGTTTCCTTTGCGTCCTTGGAGATCTTGGCGTTTGCCGGCAATGCCTTCTTCATGATTCTGCTCACGTTAGCGATGGGGAGGAACCTGTCTTGCTCTCGAGCGGAGAAGTCGCTGTTTGCGTTGTTGCTGTTGTTCTGCCCTCCTGAGTCGTTGTCCGAATCAGCCATCGCCAACCAAAACCTTTCCGCTTTATGGGTCTGCTTAAGCTTCACAAACTAGACCCAATTCAAAAACTTTGACCTTTAAACTTTTCCGGGTCTGATCCAATTCAACAAAATGGACCAAATTCAACAACTTTTAGCTTGAAGTATGAAGACCCAATTCAACAACTTTGAGCTAGAAAATCATATGGGTCTgacaaaatttcagaaaaaagaaGACCTATGTCAACAGTTGTAAGCTGAAAGATTATATGGGTTTGATCAAGTAATTCCAAAAATTTCAGCTTAAAAAGTTTCTGGCTCCCATAAAGATTCACAAAATAGACCAAATCCAAAACTTTTCAGCTATGAAATTTCTCCTGGGTCTAATTGAATTTCATCAAATAGATTaaattccaaaacttttcatCTACAAAGAACCAACTGAACAAAATTTGAGGTACAAAAAAGTTTCATAtcagaaagcaaagaaaaagaagcaaccaATTGGAGAAAAAGTGAAGTGTAGGGAACGGAAAAATTGTTCATGAACAGAATCTGAGATCAAAGTTTGAGGGGGAGGGAATTGGGCGGAAAGGCGGGGGGCAGAATAGGGAAAAACGGTAGGGTTTGGGGGACAGAGCGGGTAAGCAGGGAGGAGCTCCGGGAATGTGGGTGGAGTTGCAGCGTTGAGGTGGAGAGGTGTTGGGGTCCGTTGGATCGTTGGGGTAATAATTGCATCGAGCGTGACACGTGGGTGTCTCTGGACCGTTTATTTGTCGATAAGAATGGATTCACGTGGGTCGTTTCGAAACGTGAGATTATTGGTGGGATTAGTGGGATCAGGCGGCCGACGATTCGACACGTGGTGAGTTAGTGGGTATATGACTCTTCGTTCCGAGAATCTTATGGCGGCTGCTGCAGCTTGGCTCCAGCCGTGTCGAATTCAGAATCTGAGCCGTCTATGTCTCTTTGTCCACACGCGTGGGCGTCAGAGACAAGCCATTGGATGAGTTTCATTTGGGTTAAAACTGCAGTAGATTTTTTGTCGTTTTAGATATGTTTATGTCCTTTTAAAAGACTCGACCTCCCTATGTCTCCTGGGGAATTGGGACTGGGCCCAACTCCACTGACATCAAAGTCTTGTGTCCTTCTAACCACCAAATTTAACCCATCCCAACTCTCAAATTACTGCTGTAATTTTTTGAATCTAATACAAAAATGCTTTCTCTTTTAGCTCCGCTCCACACCTTGGTGGCGGATGGTTGTTACTTTACTCGAGCACCTGTTGAGTGGCACTGTCCAAACGCCTATCGAGCGGGAGCACTCGAGCGGCGCACTGAAATCTACTCAATCGCTTATTCAATATCGCTCGAGCGATGGGTGTAGGTTATTTTGTGTCAACATCTTCCACGTTAACTTTATCATAGTTGGCTTTTGAAGCGACTAATTCTCTATTAAATCGAGTTATAATTTAAGACATCCTACAAAATCAACCAGTAGAGTCATTTTATTGACTTTAATCAATCTAATATCAACTCATTGATGAGAATTTGGAGTGGATAACATTTATCCATTGTTTAAGCTTTTTAGTGTCGTTTCAAGGCTCTGATTAATCATCGTGATAGATCTAACCACGACCATTAATCAACTAGTCTAATGGCCATTGGCCACCATCTTTTTCTGTCGACTTGTCAACCAATCTATCAACCCATTAAAGTTGGAAATTTGGAGTAGGTCCAACACGTTTCCATTCACCATGCATTAATGTCTATTGGAATTTAGAGGCCTTTGACTAAACGGCAATGCCTGCTTCGTTAttggatataattttttttattagagtcACAAATTTGACGTAAAGTTAACGTATGGTAGTGGGTTATTGTTGGGGTTTGATCCGTTTAGTTAATTAAAGAATTAGGTTTTTgttaacttatatagtcttatactcatgaaTGTATGATCCATAATACTGTATATTTATCTCTAAGAGTAAAATCAGGGACGGAGcgaggaaattttatgggagggggccagccaaatttttttttttttttttttcggttctttagaattttttttatcaaaaaaaattatttttgttgttttttataaactaaagactaccgtaagggctaaaaaaagttaacatttgaaagtaagggccaaaaataaaaaaacttagtgggtatgagccaacaaaattaaaaataaggccaaattttttttttttttaggggaccaaataactaaaattaaaactttaactttactttttttacttttttttttaatttttttattattatttttttacttataatattttttttccttattttggggggggaccatggcccacccctccctccgtctctgagTAAAATATGTAACTGTTAGTAATTGGACTTCAATATACTCATAGTGAAGCTGGTCCATAAAATCACAAGAGTTGTATCTCTTGGATATGTAACTTCCATAACTAAGAGTTGTGTCTCTTGGTTGGTTATAAATAACCCATGGGatgaaaattaaaatgagaTTATTCATTCAATCATTTCAGAATTCGAAATTTTGAATCTCTCTCAATTCTCTCTTCTATTCTCCATCAAATAGCATTTAAGTTGTGggtatatatgttttgttcttgtaataAAACACTATCGTTAAGTTCTTTAAAATCTGAACATGAGAGGCATTATTATGCATTGTAGAACACTTACTAAAGATCTTTATTTGTGAATTctaaaagaaatgtaaacaCTATAGAACtctatgtttttatgtttatgtttttctaaCGGTAACTTTGTAGGGAggcttaattttaaaatttttctatcTTCAGTAGATAATTTTCTTTAGACATGGTAAGATAAGGAAACCATCCAccaattttacaaattttgttgTCAGTAATGTTTGTGTTCTTTGAATAGTATTAACATCAATTTGTTGACGAAATTGCAGCAAATTCCGATAGTCCCCGCAAAGAGAGTTAAGTGCGAAACTTACTTAAGCAATTTGGAGCGTGGAGCTCACCTATTCAAAGCATGTGAGCCCCGCACCTATTCTTTATGTGGTGCTGCTCCTATTGGCTACAATTCAATCAACATATTGCAGATGGTTTTGATAGGATCCTTGGGCTATGAGATTTGAGCATCATTGTAAGGAGGATTAATTTATACTAGGTATGGGGAGCGATATGGGCACTAAGCAGGCCTGANNNNNNNNNNNNNNNNNNNNNNNNNNNNNNNNNNNNNNNNNNNNNNNNNNNNNNNNNNNNNNNNNNNNNNNNNNNNNNNNNNNNNNNNNNNNNNNNNNNNCTTTTTGAAAGCAAATTAAAGCAAAAGTAAGATGTTAACAGCTTTCCATCGTAAAGAATTGACCTTACATAATTAAACTTGTTGGCAATTGATTGTGCTTTAAATGTATCTGAACAGAGTAAGTCAATTAGAATGATTTAAGATCAGCGTTGAGTTGTCTTCTGAACCCCACAGAATAGTTcaaaaacatgaacaaaaagATGAGGATATATCagtagaaaaagaaatggaagtggaattccatcaattggcaatGGCCTTCAAACTTTTAATACTTTAATGTACATTAAGAGAAAACAAAGGACCATAATACACTTAGTGCCTTAATGGGTATCCAAAGTTTGGGAGCAGAAGCTTTCACAATGCACAACAACATAACaaagtaaaagaaagataaaagtaTGCATGACATCCTAAATTCAACAAAATCCATGGCGGATCAAAAACTTCAACAGTAAAAGTTATTTATCATGACTTCAAATTAAACACTAACTCAAGCTTCGATCTCAAACCTTGAACACTTGATGGAGCCCATGGAGATGTCAATCTCAATCAAGTTGTCTTCCTCGTTCATCTCATTTATATCAGAGAAAAGCTCCATCAGACAATGTGGCTGGAAAAAGGATTCAGGCGAGAAATCTGCAGCCACTTTCTGCTGCTTACTAATTACCTTAGGCTGCTCTTCTGTATGACCAACATATTGCCCACTTGGAAGAGCAATTTCAATGAGGCTTTCCTCGTCAGAAATTGAACCATCCGATTCCTCACTTGTTGATAAGCGATAGATGCCTTCACTCTCTGATAGCGAATCAGGTGATGTGACAAAATATTGAACTTCTTGGTCTTCCTTCTTTTCTGACATAGATTCACTTTCAGGCTGATCAGGTTCTGACACAACATCTTCCATTTGCGATGAGCTTCCTCTGCTTTTTGAGAATGTAAAGTAAACAGTAGACAAGATGATCAATACTGTAGATGTAAGGAGCACGGAGGAGAACCCAAATCCCAAAAAACCAGCAGAAATCAGCAATGGAGCAAGAACAGCAAACCATGGAAGTGGGTTTCTTCTAAAGCAAACCATTTGGTCTTTAACTCTGCTTTCCAAGTTCATGAATTAGAAAAAAGCCTAGCCTACTAATCAGTTATCCCGAGAAAAGTAATTATGCACGAAAAAAGCAATCACTTTCCCTTTTATCGAACTTCAAGAACAGTAGCTGAGATCAATGGAAGACAAAATGGGTGGAAAAGATCAACCTTTTACTTAGAAAAAGGATTACGCTAAATATAGATCAAGGACAGATGAAAGAACAGAACAGAACACGTCATGAAGATATCATAAAATTAGATTGATGGATCTTCTATAGATTGAGAAAGCAAATACAGCTAGGAGGATAAGGTGTTTTTGCAGATAATACAAAGGGAAATCACAATTTAAAGCTCCACTGCTTTTCTTGATTGTCTATATTTAGAAAAGACAAATAGCTAAAAAGGAAAGATTTTTATGGGACTCGAACATGCAGAATCTGCAGATTGTATTAATAGGCAGATGAAAAAGGAATGAATAAGGAAGAAATCTGTACCAGCCCAAGCTGCTGTGCCTAGAGATTTGATTAACAGCTGTGCCTGCACCGGCTTGCACAAAAGGGAAAAgataagaaatttgtttttttttttccttttctttcttttaaaactaGTAAATTACATAGTTGTTTCTCTTATCACAGACTCACAGTTTCCCAAGCTCCATTGCTCCTAAAAAACTGGGGTTTTGCTTCTTAAAACCAATCAGGCGGTTTTCCTCTGCAGCTGATTCTCttgaaaaacccaaaacctgTGGTTTCCCACTACTGTTTATTAGTCTCAGAGCATGGAAATTTGAGAAGCCATGTGCACATATGTGAGCTCACCACATGGCACTTCCCCTCCAATTTCAATGCAGAAACAAGAGTcgacaaaagaaaataaaaaagaccacGAACAGAAgagtaaaaggaaaaattatattattttctcaCAACCATACCAGAAGCTTCAATAAGGTACATCACCCAAAGACTCATCGTTTACTTATTTTCCACCAACAAAAAACTTTCTTTTACTCAAAACCCTCATCTGATTGACCCAAAAAGACCAACTTTGTGCAGAAACCAAATTGTTCCAAGCAATTCTGTGCCATTAGATTCAAACCATCATTAATATATACCTCAGCTGGCCTGCCAATGGGGACCTAAAAGAATATCAGCTCTTTTGCAGCAAATTCAAGGGAAGACTGGAGCCCAGGATCAGAAGAAGGAGGACCTTTTAGTAAAATTTAGAAACTTTGCTGCAATGACATCAAAACTTCATATGCAATGGACAGAAATTGgtatatattattattcatGATCTTATAGAAAACCAATAAGTCTGTTACTTATCTCATAGACCAAATCCTTTGAAGAAAGAATTAAGTATTAAGTTGTAATTGTATCCCACCTcttgttttatattaatttttcattcGTATTAGGGAAGATTTCACTTACCCCATGATACTTCTGCACTTTTGTATTCATacatttaaagtttaaaacacgagaattttgaattttttaaaatctaagaatataattacaaaaatgtagagacaagcttgattattattaagttCAAAAGATGTGAGCATAGatagaagaaacaaaagaagagctacatattttgtcatttaaaaaCTCGGTGACAAACATAAAGCAGAATATTCAAATAAACCACTTCACCtgataaaaaccaaaacaaatgtCTGTGTTTGACTTGGTTTTTATAATTACTCAATGGTCATACACCCAAATAAACTTTTTCATAATCATAATTACCCTGAATAACAAAAGAAtaggaaaaattaattaaacagcTATATTTTGCTCATGGTTTTTGTCTTTTGGCCCTCTTTTTGTAGTAGTGCTCTGTACGTTGTCAGTCAATGCAGATGTAATTAACATcagttaaataaataatatgagtTCTAGATGAAATGGTTGAATgataacaataaatatataaaattatatatatgtgtgtatgtaGATCTTGACATTAGGGCATGTAGATATAGGGTTAAAAGTTTTAGCTATAAGCAATGCTTTTTGCTTTCAGGATTGCGCCACTAATGATGGCTTCAAGTATGCTTTAATTAACACAAGGGCCatctgtgtgtttttttttatacctACCAAAAAGAGGTTGCCCCCACTTTCCACCATTGCTGGTGAAACGCAGTGCCAGAGGTCGGCTCAAATCCAATGCCTGgatttctcattttcttgatgcgTGTCTACAACGGCCTCCCAAAGCGTCTAGCACATGGGCCACTCTTCCACCACTGCTTGAAATGATGTTGAGGACTGAAggatttctatatatatatattttagctcAAGTTGCTCTTCATTTATCATCACAtacatttttcttcttggtgaTAGGGCCAACAAGAAAGATGTAACTCAATGAAGAccagttttttaattttttatttcatgaaaCAGTCACTAgggtttctcctttttttttttttttttttttgtagggtgAATGTGGCAAATATACATCTAAAGAGAGATAATGGGAATTTCGCATTAACAAAATGTATATTTTCAGGTAGGGGTCTACAAGTGataacggttagtggttaggGTCTCTAACTTCAACAATCTTATACGGATATCAAATTTTAGTAACAGCAACTACATTGCCTTAGAAGGTTTATGGTTTTAGAATAACCtccgattagcggttattaaaaCCAAAAATCGCACTGCATAACCGCTTTGTACATAGGTATGGCCATTATGGACTTATTTTGATGTTTTAGGTCTATCTTATGCCTCCTTTTAGGGCATATTATAAATGATATAAAACGCCAATACAAAATCGTTTTgtgatattattattttttatatatataataaaggtAGGCAGTCGGCAGCTTTTTTCAACAACCTATAAAAGCGGTTATATATGTAATTAGTGATTATTAGGTGGTTAATAATCGCCTGCTTatattcacttttatttttgggagtttttgtttaataaaaatattttgatgtgacgtaaaaatgaaaattatttttaaagttttttaaaatgacactCTTTTGTTAATGATGGATGAGTTCAACATTTGTATGCTAGTGTGGTATAATACTATAATTAGAGCTAGTATTCGATTGTAGAGATATAAAGATATTCTATacaaccctaaaaaataaaattaaatataactacATGTACACCAACCTGCTCTAGATAGATGATACTATTTAATAGAATAATCtgaattaaaatcaaaatcctATACAAGAATCTAGATTACCAtcaatacttttctttattccTTTTTATCTGCTCCAGTCCAGTAATGTTATTACATTACATTTTCAAGCTTAAACTTAATTAATAGAAAGCAATAATATCACTCAATTTGTGGAGTGCGTAAGCACTAATTGTTTCATCCTTCCAaactatataattaattttgtgATAATTGGGATTCGAAATAAGAaccaaaaggaattaattaagtcAACTAGCTTTATTGTTTATCTTGTAAGAAGAAAACTGATCAATAttaattaagaattaaaaaaggaGCTTCTTCATACAAACTTATTCGTCCAAGAGAGTAAATGCTTCCTTAGCTAGCTTAATTATGAGAAGCTCCGTTCGCCTCCCTTCTAACATGAATCTCATGCCAAACCTGAAAATTATTCAGAACAAttcattatttcctttttcaatgCCTGCACAAATCATCTTCTAAATCCACCTTTTGCAGCCC
This window of the Corylus avellana chromosome ca5, CavTom2PMs-1.0 genome carries:
- the LOC132183117 gene encoding uncharacterized protein LOC132183117, which encodes MNLESRVKDQMVCFRRNPLPWFAVLAPLLISAGFLGFGFSSVLLTSTVLIILSTVYFTFSKSRGSSSQMEDVVSEPDQPESESMSEKKEDQEVQYFVTSPDSLSESEGIYRLSTSEESDGSISDEESLIEIALPSGQYVGHTEEQPKVISKQQKVAADFSPESFFQPHCLMELFSDINEMNEEDNLIEIDISMGSIKCSRFEIEA
- the LOC132181036 gene encoding nuclear transcription factor Y subunit B-3-like, producing MADSDNDSGGQNNSNNANSDFSAREQDRFLPIANVSRIMKKALPANAKISKDAKETVQECVSEFISFITGEASDKCQREKRKTINGDDLLWAMTTLGFEEYVEPLKIYLQKYREMEGDKTAVGGGRQGEKDGGGGGSGGGGSAAGGGGSGGGVSSGSVGGGGFNGVGGGVYGGMYGGVMGHHQGHVYGTGGYHHVGMGGGVVGKGVSGGGGSGGGGGGASIVRLR